The Desulfosporosinus acidiphilus SJ4 genome has a window encoding:
- a CDS encoding ArsB/NhaD family transporter yields MFLSESWEHYDLEKLGGVSMLIWIAASIFLLSYFLIILEKFPRAVIAISGASLMIILGVLTQDKAVKHIDWNTLGLLIGMMLIVDLTRRSGIFSFLAVWVSKKVKGNPAMLLISLSLLTGILSALLDNVTTVLLIVPITLSIADELEVDPIPFLFCQILMSNIGGTATLIGDPPNIMIAGQTGLSFLDFIINLLPIILIIIVATLSVLYLFYRRKLTTGEDLKHKLMMQNEWEQIKDFSLLKKCLVILGLVILAFSLHSLLHLETATIALSGAMLLMLWTHEEPEDIFLAVEWPTLFFFAGLFVLVGGLVETGILDYLAKGSMSLTGGNPLLTTLSILIISALLSSFLDNIPYVATMIPLIQKLAELSHLTPAQTQPLWWALALGACLGGNGTLVGASANLIVAGIAVKNGLKIRYIQFFKVGFPMMLLSIIISAGYLVLRYY; encoded by the coding sequence ATATTTCTAAGCGAATCTTGGGAACATTATGATTTAGAGAAGCTTGGAGGCGTGTCGATGCTCATTTGGATTGCAGCAAGTATATTTCTACTTAGCTATTTTTTGATCATCCTCGAAAAGTTTCCCCGTGCAGTTATTGCAATTTCCGGTGCCTCATTGATGATTATTCTGGGGGTGCTCACACAAGATAAAGCTGTCAAACATATTGATTGGAATACTTTAGGGTTATTAATCGGGATGATGCTCATCGTTGATCTTACCCGCAGATCAGGTATCTTTTCCTTTCTGGCTGTTTGGGTCAGCAAAAAAGTCAAAGGAAATCCTGCGATGCTTTTGATTTCCTTGTCCCTTCTCACGGGTATCTTGTCCGCTCTTTTAGATAACGTTACAACAGTTTTGTTAATTGTCCCAATTACTTTATCAATTGCTGACGAACTGGAAGTTGATCCTATTCCTTTTCTCTTTTGCCAAATCCTGATGAGTAATATCGGAGGCACAGCGACTCTGATCGGGGACCCGCCCAACATTATGATCGCCGGGCAAACAGGCCTCAGCTTCCTGGATTTTATTATAAATCTTCTTCCCATAATCCTTATCATTATTGTGGCGACTTTATCAGTTTTATATTTGTTTTATCGCCGCAAGCTAACCACCGGCGAGGATTTAAAACACAAACTAATGATGCAGAACGAATGGGAACAGATAAAAGACTTTTCCTTGCTCAAAAAATGTTTGGTCATCTTGGGCCTTGTGATTTTAGCTTTTTCCCTCCATTCCCTCCTTCACTTAGAAACTGCAACCATTGCCCTAAGCGGAGCCATGCTGTTAATGCTCTGGACCCATGAAGAGCCGGAGGATATATTCCTGGCTGTCGAATGGCCAACCCTCTTTTTCTTCGCCGGCTTATTTGTGCTTGTGGGAGGACTCGTGGAAACCGGAATCCTTGACTATCTGGCAAAAGGGAGCATGAGTTTAACCGGGGGAAATCCCCTTTTAACAACCCTTTCAATTTTAATAATATCCGCACTGCTTTCTTCATTTCTCGATAATATTCCCTATGTGGCCACCATGATCCCCCTAATCCAAAAATTAGCTGAGCTTAGTCATCTTACCCCAGCTCAAACTCAACCTCTATGGTGGGCCTTAGCCTTAGGAGCTTGTCTCGGCGGAAACGGTACCTTAGTAGGGGCCTCAGCTAACCTCATCGTGGCAGGAATTGCTGTAAAGAACGGCCTCAAAATCCGCTATATCCAATTTTTTAAAGTAGGTTTTCCTATGATGCTTCTCAGCATTATTATCTCCGCCGGATACCTGGTCCTCCGCTATTACTAG
- a CDS encoding MarR family winged helix-turn-helix transcriptional regulator, translated as MDNSNQSYEIAKLFHEIMVLFRHNIGNIFEEKGMTVTQMMVMGILSKENTIKITDLSGKLSLSNSTVSGIVDRLENMGLVVRNRSEQDRRVVYVSVSPKFSEMHEHYHQLILKKIACTLSKASSDDQAKIIEGLELLKTMLNN; from the coding sequence ATGGATAATTCAAATCAAAGTTACGAAATTGCTAAGTTGTTTCATGAGATCATGGTTCTTTTCAGACACAATATAGGGAACATCTTTGAAGAAAAGGGAATGACTGTGACTCAGATGATGGTCATGGGGATCTTAAGTAAGGAAAATACTATTAAGATCACTGATCTAAGCGGGAAGCTTAGCCTATCAAATAGTACGGTTTCAGGTATTGTGGATCGTCTGGAAAACATGGGACTTGTGGTAAGAAACCGAAGTGAGCAAGACAGAAGGGTTGTATATGTCAGTGTTTCGCCGAAATTTTCAGAAATGCACGAGCATTACCATCAATTGATACTCAAAAAAATCGCTTGCACCTTAAGTAAAGCCTCCTCAGACGACCAGGCTAAAATCATTGAGGGGTTGGAACTTTTAAAAACGATGCTTAATAATTAA
- a CDS encoding ABC transporter ATP-binding protein, with the protein MVKLYKFLRQFSPYICGVFLFLFVQVLSDLYLPTLMADIVDHGIVNNDIGYILQIGGHMLLIAAGGTLCAIIANFLSAKTAVGFGRILREKIFAKVQSFSLQEFDKLGTATLITRTTNDVNQVQQVSVLILSMMVSAPLTCLGGIFMAIHEDPGLTWVLLVSVPALFTVIGIVLSRGIPLFKLMQIKLDKLNLVLRENLTGIRVIRAFNRIEKEKKRFDEANLDLMNNAVKVNKIMAVLMPMMMLIMNFTTIGIIWFGGIRINNGEMQVGSLMAFIQYTTQILFSFLMMTMLFVTVPRAQASAARINEVLETEVGVKDALQTKVVPLKKGFVDFENVSFRYPGAEQPALKEISFSAGPGEITAIIGGTGSGKSTLVNLIARFYDVGSGRVLVDGVDVREISQEHLRAKIGFVPQKSVLFSGTIADNIRYGKEDASLEEVEHAAQIAQAMDFVAGMEEGFDHIIAQGGTNVSGGQKQRLSIARALVKKPEIYIFDDSFSALDFKTDAKLRAALKPEISAATVFIIAQRVATVMDADRIIVLDDGQIAGIGTHRELLSTCEVYHEIVASQLSEGELA; encoded by the coding sequence ATGGTAAAATTATATAAATTTTTAAGACAATTCTCACCCTATATTTGCGGTGTTTTCTTGTTCCTTTTTGTACAGGTGCTTTCTGATCTTTACTTGCCGACCTTAATGGCGGACATAGTCGATCATGGGATTGTCAATAATGACATAGGCTATATTTTGCAAATCGGCGGTCATATGCTTTTAATTGCTGCCGGAGGAACTTTATGCGCCATTATTGCCAATTTCCTCTCTGCCAAAACTGCAGTAGGGTTTGGCAGGATCCTGCGTGAAAAGATCTTTGCTAAAGTTCAGAGCTTTTCCCTGCAGGAATTTGATAAGCTTGGTACAGCAACTCTCATTACAAGAACTACTAATGACGTAAATCAAGTACAGCAGGTCTCCGTATTAATATTAAGCATGATGGTCAGTGCACCCCTTACTTGCCTGGGGGGGATTTTTATGGCGATCCATGAAGATCCCGGTTTAACCTGGGTTCTCTTAGTATCAGTACCGGCGCTGTTTACAGTGATCGGGATTGTCCTGTCCAGAGGCATACCTCTTTTTAAGCTTATGCAAATAAAACTTGATAAACTCAATCTTGTTCTACGAGAAAATTTGACGGGTATCCGTGTTATAAGGGCTTTTAATCGAATTGAAAAAGAAAAGAAAAGGTTTGATGAAGCGAATTTGGATCTTATGAACAATGCCGTGAAAGTTAATAAAATAATGGCTGTGCTCATGCCGATGATGATGTTGATTATGAATTTCACAACGATTGGGATCATATGGTTTGGCGGGATTCGTATTAATAACGGCGAGATGCAAGTGGGTTCCCTGATGGCTTTTATTCAATATACGACGCAAATTCTGTTTTCTTTTTTGATGATGACGATGTTATTTGTTACAGTACCTCGTGCCCAAGCCTCCGCTGCCAGGATTAACGAGGTTTTGGAAACGGAGGTTGGGGTTAAGGATGCGCTTCAGACGAAGGTCGTACCTTTAAAAAAAGGGTTTGTTGACTTTGAGAATGTTTCTTTCAGATACCCGGGAGCGGAACAACCTGCCCTCAAGGAAATCAGTTTTAGTGCCGGCCCGGGAGAGATCACGGCAATTATCGGAGGGACAGGTTCCGGGAAATCAACGCTAGTTAATTTAATTGCCCGCTTTTATGATGTTGGGAGCGGTCGTGTTTTAGTTGACGGAGTTGATGTCCGAGAAATCAGTCAAGAACATTTGAGAGCAAAGATTGGGTTTGTTCCCCAAAAGTCTGTGCTTTTTTCAGGGACAATCGCCGACAATATCCGATATGGCAAAGAGGATGCTTCCCTGGAAGAGGTGGAACATGCGGCTCAGATTGCCCAAGCGATGGATTTTGTGGCAGGGATGGAAGAAGGATTTGACCATATCATTGCTCAAGGGGGGACAAATGTTTCGGGGGGACAGAAGCAACGTCTTTCCATTGCCCGTGCTTTAGTAAAAAAACCGGAAATTTATATCTTCGATGATAGTTTTTCGGCCTTGGACTTCAAAACGGATGCTAAGTTAAGAGCGGCCTTGAAACCGGAAATATCAGCGGCTACCGTGTTTATTATTGCCCAAAGAGTGGCCACCGTTATGGATGCAGATAGGATCATTGTGCTTGATGATGGGCAGATCGCCGGGATAGGAACTCATCGAGAATTGTTATCGACCTGTGAGGTTTACCATGAAATTGTTGCTTCACAGCTTTCAGAGGGAGAATTAGCATGA
- the amrA gene encoding AmmeMemoRadiSam system protein A, whose protein sequence is MSLVYIAFVPHPPIVIPEIGGEEVHKCQSTLEAYREIARRLAAADIETVVLVSPHAPLTNEGITLFAEANVQGSFAQFGAGGLNSSWSNDLSIVNELQQHLKNMIPIKGKIDHGALVPLYFLQEAGWRGKVVLMGMPLKHPDEYGRQIGRILDQYQGRVALIASGDLSHRLKKEGPYGFDPAGPEFDQAIFRGLQRDVRKINDIPVRLIENAGECGYRSLQLALAAKEGAPQVLSYEGPFGVGYLVADLYHSSPLPRWARRCLQAHLKHEELKLADFPQEPEFFQRGGCFVTLKQNGQLRGCIGTTTPWQENLALEIKHNAVAAGTEDPRFWPVEIEELESLTITVDVLGDLEKISEPEELDPWRYGVVVRRGGKSGLLLPHLEGVDTVSEQISIAKQKAGISPREEADLWRFEVVRHYE, encoded by the coding sequence ATGAGTTTAGTTTACATAGCCTTTGTTCCGCATCCACCTATTGTTATTCCGGAAATCGGCGGTGAGGAAGTCCATAAATGTCAATCAACTCTGGAAGCGTATCGGGAAATAGCAAGGCGGCTGGCTGCTGCGGATATTGAGACGGTAGTTTTAGTCTCGCCTCATGCTCCCCTAACAAATGAAGGAATAACTCTATTTGCGGAGGCAAATGTACAAGGCAGTTTTGCTCAATTTGGGGCAGGGGGATTAAATTCTTCCTGGTCCAATGATCTATCAATCGTCAACGAATTACAACAACATCTTAAAAACATGATCCCAATCAAAGGAAAAATTGACCATGGAGCCTTGGTGCCGCTTTATTTTCTGCAAGAGGCAGGATGGAGAGGTAAGGTTGTACTGATGGGAATGCCTTTGAAACATCCTGATGAGTATGGCAGGCAGATAGGGCGGATCCTTGATCAATATCAGGGAAGAGTCGCTCTTATTGCCAGCGGAGATCTTTCCCATCGCTTAAAGAAAGAGGGACCTTATGGATTCGACCCCGCCGGGCCGGAATTTGACCAGGCAATTTTCAGGGGTTTGCAGCGTGACGTGAGAAAAATCAACGACATACCGGTTCGGCTTATCGAAAATGCAGGAGAGTGTGGTTATCGAAGCTTGCAGTTGGCATTAGCTGCTAAAGAAGGTGCTCCGCAAGTGCTGTCTTATGAGGGACCCTTTGGCGTTGGATATTTAGTGGCTGATTTGTATCATTCCTCTCCCCTGCCCCGTTGGGCCAGGCGTTGTCTTCAGGCCCATTTGAAGCATGAGGAACTTAAACTTGCAGATTTCCCGCAGGAACCTGAATTTTTTCAGCGCGGGGGATGCTTTGTGACTCTGAAGCAGAATGGGCAATTGCGCGGATGTATCGGAACTACAACACCGTGGCAAGAGAATCTAGCTTTAGAAATTAAGCATAATGCGGTTGCAGCAGGGACAGAAGATCCACGTTTTTGGCCGGTGGAGATTGAGGAATTGGAGAGTTTAACGATCACTGTGGATGTTTTAGGTGATCTGGAGAAAATATCCGAACCGGAAGAATTGGACCCTTGGCGCTATGGTGTTGTTGTACGCAGAGGAGGGAAAAGCGGGCTCTTGCTTCCGCATTTGGAAGGTGTTGATACCGTCTCCGAGCAAATAAGCATCGCGAAACAAAAAGCCGGAATTTCGCCCCGGGAAGAGGCAGATCTCTGGCGCTTCGAGGTTGTGAGACATTATGAGTAA
- the amrS gene encoding AmmeMemoRadiSam system radical SAM enzyme, protein MSNLSRESSSASCLLCPQHCLLQPGQAGRCHTRENRGGEIVSLTYGEAAAWNLDPIEKKPLYHFYPGSWIFSVGGFGCNLSCSFCQNHEISQQRQSGQRVSSAELALRAKNSLGLCFTYSEPSMWFEMIRDTAPLIRAQGGKVVLVSNGIISGRFLEELIPWLDAVNIDIKGFSEEFYRHYCGGKLSWVLENVERLAGRVHLEITTLVIPGANDDPEEMAGLSRWLYDLNTPLAWHLSRYHPAYRLSLPATERKTLDQLFKVAKEWLPYVYLGNVSGGSTTFCPKCSEPVILREPTLVNRLKDGNCPKCGLKIFGEFK, encoded by the coding sequence ATGAGTAACCTAAGTCGGGAATCCTCCAGTGCTAGCTGCCTTCTGTGCCCTCAACATTGTCTTCTGCAGCCAGGGCAAGCTGGGCGATGCCATACTCGCGAAAACCGGGGAGGCGAGATCGTCTCTCTCACTTACGGCGAAGCTGCTGCCTGGAATCTTGACCCCATTGAGAAAAAACCGCTCTACCATTTTTATCCTGGGTCTTGGATCTTTTCCGTAGGAGGGTTTGGCTGTAATTTAAGCTGCTCATTTTGTCAAAATCACGAAATATCTCAGCAACGTCAATCAGGGCAAAGAGTGAGTTCTGCTGAGCTTGCTTTACGGGCCAAAAATTCCTTGGGGTTATGTTTTACTTATTCCGAGCCAAGCATGTGGTTTGAAATGATCAGAGATACGGCGCCCCTTATTCGCGCTCAAGGGGGAAAAGTGGTTTTGGTCAGTAATGGGATCATCTCCGGACGCTTCCTTGAAGAATTAATCCCTTGGCTCGATGCAGTTAATATTGATATTAAAGGTTTTTCTGAGGAATTTTACCGTCATTACTGCGGAGGCAAATTAAGCTGGGTCTTAGAAAACGTGGAGCGCTTAGCCGGGCGCGTTCATTTAGAAATTACGACCCTAGTCATTCCTGGGGCCAATGATGATCCTGAGGAGATGGCCGGATTATCCCGCTGGCTTTATGACCTTAATACTCCCCTTGCCTGGCATCTAAGCCGATACCACCCAGCTTACCGGCTCTCACTCCCTGCAACGGAACGAAAAACTTTAGACCAGCTTTTTAAGGTTGCCAAGGAATGGCTTCCTTATGTCTATCTCGGTAATGTCAGCGGTGGAAGCACAACCTTCTGCCCAAAATGCAGCGAACCTGTCATCCTCCGTGAACCAACCCTTGTCAACCGCTTAAAGGATGGTAATTGTCCAAAATGCGGCTTAAAGATTTTTGGCGAATTCAAGTGA
- a CDS encoding manganese catalase family protein — protein sequence MFKHVKDMEYTVHVDQPDPRYAVLLLEQFGGGNGELKAAMQYFSQSLGCNDPKIRDLLQDIAAEELSHLEMVGEALGMLIGPVDNIPKDFAANHMALLGGGPLLVNSAGVPWTANFVNSTGDLYTDLSSNAGAELRAKLIYERLLQQTDDAGVKDMIRFLLSREESHNFSFMQALETLKGSGVNKDFRDSDFSKKYMNMSTGQGDSRGPWNQGNGFSYEENPNEKYGGPAQYGKDPQPNGPREVKPGYMDHTRNNPQYNQPQPPKH from the coding sequence GTGTTTAAACATGTCAAAGATATGGAATACACGGTTCATGTCGATCAGCCTGATCCTCGATATGCGGTCCTGTTGTTGGAACAGTTTGGGGGCGGCAATGGCGAACTTAAAGCCGCGATGCAGTATTTCTCTCAAAGTTTAGGTTGTAACGATCCTAAAATAAGGGATTTGCTGCAGGACATTGCAGCTGAAGAATTAAGCCATTTGGAGATGGTAGGAGAAGCCCTGGGGATGCTCATCGGACCTGTTGACAATATTCCCAAAGACTTTGCTGCCAATCATATGGCTTTGCTGGGAGGAGGACCTTTACTGGTAAATTCCGCCGGCGTTCCGTGGACCGCTAACTTTGTCAATTCCACGGGAGACCTTTATACAGATCTTTCATCCAATGCCGGAGCGGAACTTCGGGCTAAACTGATTTATGAACGTCTCCTTCAACAGACCGATGATGCCGGCGTCAAAGACATGATCCGGTTCCTTTTAAGCCGGGAAGAATCCCATAACTTCTCATTTATGCAGGCCTTAGAAACTCTTAAGGGTTCCGGAGTTAACAAGGACTTCAGAGATTCGGATTTCTCGAAAAAATATATGAACATGTCCACCGGACAAGGCGATAGCCGCGGTCCATGGAATCAAGGAAATGGGTTTTCTTATGAAGAAAATCCTAATGAAAAGTATGGCGGACCGGCCCAATACGGAAAAGATCCTCAGCCCAACGGACCACGGGAGGTAAAACCGGGTTATATGGACCACACCCGCAACAATCCTCAATATAACCAGCCGCAGCCCCCTAAACATTAG